A region of Coccinella septempunctata chromosome 5, icCocSept1.1, whole genome shotgun sequence DNA encodes the following proteins:
- the LOC123313867 gene encoding UDP-glucosyltransferase 2-like, translating to MRCLVLFLCVYVGSVHNAKVLSIFPMHSHSHFTLGFNLLQEMAKRGHEITFISPYPQEKPLKNLRDISIASIKPALDELKKELFRLENVSPIDNFRYMSKMGRAFTELGLASEEVQNLLKSNETFDLILIEHFFNEAQFALGHHFKAPVVLLSPMPSSILNNHLFANPSPSSYVHNLFAPFTQYMTLSERLMNFYYDTMMTIYQYYDELPAQKRIMEKFFPNAPPFEEILYNSSLLLMNSHPSFSDPVPHMANIIEIGGYHVLPPKKLPHDLHKYLNESKNGVVYFSMGSILKSHVLTEEKRRCFIQAFSKLKQDVLWKFDVDIEGLPPNVKILKWAPQNEILAHPNVKLFVTHGGLLSTIETIYHGIPTIGIPVFSDQKFNIAASEKFGYAIKVPFDEITEEKLTYALNEILNNPKYKENAKRRSAIMRDQQVKPIDKAIYWIEYVIRHKGAHHLHSAALDLEWYQRSMLDVLAIITLTVFTLIYILITALKVVFNKTPVKRTKQKKQ from the exons ATGAGGTGCCTGGTTTTGTTTTTGTGCGTTTACGTGGGATCGGTTCATAATGCCAAAGTACTTTCCATTTTTCCAATGCATTCTCACAGTCACTTTACTTTGGGCTTCAATTTACTGCAAGAAATGGCCAAGAGGGGACATGAGATTACTTTTATAAGTCCATATCCGCAAGAGAAACCCCTGAAGAATCTGAGGGACATATCGATAGCTAGCATAAAACCAGCATTAGACG AATTGAAGAAGGAGCTTTTCCGCTTAGAAAATGTCTCGCCGATCGACAACTTCCGGTACATGTCCAAGATGGGGAGGGCCTTCACCGAACTAGGGCTGGCATCGGAGGAGGTGCAAAATCTCCTGAAATCCAACGAAACCTTCGATTTGATCCTCATCGAGCACTTCTTCAACGAGGCGCAATTCGCATTAGGGCACCATTTCAAAGCGCCGGTGGTGCTTTTATCGCCCATGCCTAGCTCGATTTTGAACAATCACCTCTTCGCAAACCCTTCGCCATCCTCATACGTTCATAACCTATTCGCTCCATTCACCCAGTACATGACCCTGTCCGAAAGACTGATGAACTTCTATTACGACACGATGATGACCATCTATCAGTATTACGACGAGCTACCCGCTCAGAAGAGGATCATGGAGAAATTTTTCCCGAACGCACCTCCCTTCGAAGAGATCCTATACAACTCCAGTCTTCTCTTGATGAATTCGCATCCCAGCTTCAGCGATCCTGTCCCTCATATGGCGAACATAATCGAGATAGGAGGTTATCATGTCCTTCCTCCCAAAAAACTACCGCACGATCTTCACAAGTACTTGAACGAGTCTAAGAACGGAGTGGTATATTTCTCCATGGGGTCCATATTGAAGAGCCACGTTTTGACCGAGGAGAAGAGAAGATGCTTCATCCAGGCGTTTTCCAAGTTGAAACAGGACGTTTTGTGGAAGTTCGACGTGGATATTGAAGGGTTGCCTCCTAATGTTAAAATCTTGAAGTGGGCGCCGCAGAATGAAATTTTAG CTCACCCCAACGTCAAACTTTTCGTAACACACGGAGGGCTTTTGAGCACCATCGAAACTATTTACCACGGCATCCCGACCATCGGTATTCCAGTCTTTAGTgatcaaaaattcaacataGCAGCTTCTGAGAAATTTGGTTATGCAATCAAGGTTCCCTTCGACGAAATAACAGAGGAAAAGTTGACATATGCTTTGAACGAAATTTTAAATAATCCAAA GTACAAAGAAAATGCTAAGAGGAGGTCGGCCATTATGCGTGACCAACAAGTGAAGCCCATAGACAAAGCTATTTACTGGATAGAATACGTTATCCGTCACAAAGGGGCACATCATCTCCATTCTGCAGCTCTGGATTTGGAATGGTATCAACGATCAATGCTTGATGTTCTCGCAATTATAACACTTACCGTTTTTACTCTAATTTACATACTGATTACCGCCTTAAAAGTGGTTTTCAACAAAACACCTGTGAAGAGAACGAAACAAAAAAAGCAGTAA